Part of the Notamacropus eugenii isolate mMacEug1 chromosome 5, mMacEug1.pri_v2, whole genome shotgun sequence genome is shown below.
TTTTTTTTCTGTGGAGGTGTCATGATGGTTCACCTTTATGTAGTTACTTAAAGGTTGAAAATGCTTTCCATACTGTCTCATTTGACCATCAAAACAACCCTTTGAAGTGGTAGTACAACTGTTCATCttgttttatagattaggaaacaggCTTGGACAAGTCAAATGATTTATTCAAGGTTACATTGAACCAGTAATTGTCAGAGTCACACCTAGGTCTTATGGACCCAGCAGCATTATTCTTCTCACTGAACCCTGGTGAGGCCTAGGTGATCCCATGGAGGGGAAGATTGTAAAGGAGTGTGGTTGAGAGCTAgagagagatgaatgaaaagGATTATACTTAACAAGTTTTGTGAGCTTAGAAGTTTTTATTATTGGTAATATTCTGCCCTTcagccagtatttattaagtgcctactgtttgcAAGTTATTGTGATAAGGCTCTGAAAAgagagaagtttaaaaaaaaaagtaatgtggTTTCCATTTCCCTGCGGGGTAGGAGAGAGAGGGACTGCAACATTTCTGTAGATAAATACAGGATAATTTGAAAGGATTAAGAAGAGCACTGTTATGCAAACTcctagtagtagtggtggtgtaTTTGTCAAAAGTATCTGTTTCAAATGAGTTAACTTACAGGAGGCTAAGCGGCACAATGAATAAGGtacaggcctggagacaggaagacctgagttcaaatgtgtcctcatactcttactaactgtatgaccctggataagtcacttactcctgtttgtgttagttttctcatctgtaaaatgaatcagagaaggaaatgcagactactcacgaagagtcagacatgactcaagaGTTTTTTCCCTTAGGCTTTGATGTAATGGTGTCTTTTGTTTTCGAGTACTAATAATAGTAATTCTGTGTATGTAAGTGAAACATAACTGAGAAGAGGAAAATAGGATTGATAATTTATCCTTTATAATATCTCCAGTAGTTATGCCTTTTAAATAGTTAAATGACTGTCTGATTATTTTACCttcctttatttttgcttttgtagttCCATTTTCTTGCTTACTGTAATATTTGAGGGGGAACTGCTTTTAAGTTTTCAGACATGACTTTTTCTCATCCAGTAACTCAGTCATATAAAAGTCCTTTTAAGTCAAGATTCAGTattgaaagatttctttttttttccttcttagccCTTGAAGAAAGCTGTTAGAATGATGGGAGCACCTAACCTTATAGCAGACAGTGTGGAATATGGACTTAGTTATAGTGTCATTTCATACCTCAAAAAATTGAGTCAACAGGTAATGTTAATAAATAGAAGTATCATTAGATAGGAAAGTACTAAAAATTTTGAACTGGGTTTTAAGACAGCGAATAAGACTGGAGCCAGTCTTACTGGTTCAGACAGCTtcatttcacttaaattcaattatCATTAGGATGACTCAGTACTTAGATCCCaaattgaaatgaaaagtttttatatttaagtcattttcaaatttgtaagaaaagGAGAAGTCATTCATGGCATGTATCTTGGATATGATGATGTACATGTGGTCTGTATGCACTGAATTTATATTCTTAGGATTTTATAATTCCTTATTTGTAATCCCTTGCTTAGTTTCTTTGAGGTAGACATTGCGTATTTGATTTGAGGTTTTTGTTGGaagttttatcattttattaaaagtagtgttattttcttttgcatatattaaaatatgtgggttttcttttttcttttctaaagtttCTTGGGCACACTAAAATAAAAAACCAACAGTAAGTTCTATCATAATGGCCATAATTCAAAGTAAATGAAGATACTGTGTCAGTGAAGTAGGGACTGAAAATAGTCAACAGATGATGCTTTATCTTACCAAATTATTAGTGTGCTATAAAATATAGTACATGCTTAGGACTTCTGACAGCTGAGAACTGGACATTTTCCGTTTGGAAATTGGCTATTGACTAAAATGCTGATGGACCACTAGGAAAAGTCAGAAGACTGTttgtttctgtttaaaaaaaaaattcctctgttTAATGCCTTTTTACTCTCTCTCTAATAATCTTGAAATGATATCACTCTTTGCTTTTTGGTATATGTCTAAAAACTTCATTGTGTGGGATAAGAATTCATGTTGGGTAAATATtggtgagatttttttcccctaccttctCATCACTCCTGAGTGTGATTATATATTATCATGTATGGTTCAGTGACATTCTATAGCTATCATAGTGTAGTGTAGTAGCTATTTACATGGGAGtcttaagaaataaaaacaaatttttatgtAGTGAATTCAGCTCCTCTATGTCAAATTTTACCATGCTCAGATGACTTAGAATTGTAATCCATAACTATGTGAATGAGATTTTTGTTTCTTATATATGATTTTTCATAGTGTATCACATTTTTACTGAATCTTTTACATaagatttaaaacttttttttatttttataatctgATTAAAATGTTTAGAATATATCATGTCaacttctatttattttgaattaagGCCAAAATAGAATCTGATAGAGTCATCGGATCTGTAGGCAAAAAAGTAGTGCAGGAAACTGGAATTAAGGTCCGAAGCCGATCACACAATCTGTCAATGGCATATAGGAAAGATTTTCAACATCTGCTACAGGGAATTAATGAGGAAGTTCCTCACAGACTTCTAGACCTCAACATGAAGGAATACACTGGGTTCCAAGTTGCTTTGCTGAATAAGGTAATTGTTGTACATAATAGTACCACCTCCAATATGCTCCTTTGTTGTTCAATACAAGAAACTCTCTGTTATCTGATGTTCTGCCTATCAGAACTGTTACCAGCACTTCCACACATTTACAGTACGGTAGTACTGGTATTCATAATGGTGACCTGAGGCACTGCACAGTTCTGAAGTATTTTCTCAATTATCAAAGATTTGTATCATTTGtgtttgaaataatttattctgcTTCTTTGAAGATTGATAATTCATGTATACCATAGAGCTCCATTAACCATGTATTTCATAAGGTGTAGTCATAGAAAGACCTTAAAGGTACTATAAAGGCCTCTGACCAGTGGTCACCCAGCCTGCTCGAGTGGTTCCATTGGTGGAAGTTTACTGCTTTAGACAACCCATTCCATTATTGTATACCTCTGATTTTTAGAACGTAGCTCCCCCTTTTGCAGGCTAAACTGGTTAACTAGAATATTCAGTTCTCTaaccatttcacagataagagaGTTTACTGTATTTCTATTACACTTGTGAAAGTATTGATTCAAATTTTCCCTCTTAATACTTTAACCTTAGGATTTGAAGCCACAGACCTTTAGAAATGCTTATGATATACCCAGACGAAATCTTTTGGATCACTTAACAAGGATGAGATCTAATCTTTTGAAGACAACTCGTAAATATCTTAAAGGTCAAGATGAAGGTTAGAATACTGAttaattatttgtatttcctttgtgGTTCATATAAACGTGATATCATTACTACCAAGCTTACATGAGGTTTTAGTATATTTTTCTCTGAATTAAAGACCGTTAAGTAGATGCTGTTGAGGTACATTGATACCACAGAACTCCAGTGTTTATAGGAAATTCTAGTCATGAATCCAAGGCATTCTGTCCTTTTACTAAGTAACTTTTGTTGCTTGTTTCTAGAAAATTGTGTTGAtagaagaaagtagaagaaaCATGGATTTTCATAGTGAGATTTCTCATTGGACTTCAATCTATGccactgaatatttataatactctgAAAAGTCTGAGCAAAATTGCCATAATAGAAATTATGccaacatattttacattttaaagactTTATTTCCACACGAATGATTTCAGTTGGAATTTATTCTGATGAAAGTTTGATAACTGATTATATATGTAGTCTGATGAAATTAATtttgcagaattttcttttttggttctaTTTTGTTAGATCAAGCGCACAGTGTTCCTATAGCACAAATGGGGAATTACCAAGAGTACCTCAAGCAGATACCCTCTCCTCTTAGAGAACTTGATCCTGACCAGCCTCGAAGGCTACATACATTTGGGAACCCCTTCAAGCTAGACAAAAAGGTAACTGCTTTTTAGTCTTTCTCAATATGACTGTTTTCCAAAGTAAATTTCAACATAATTTCAGAATAACTAATTTCTGGAACATGAACCAAAAATGTTGGTAACTTTTTATTACAGAAGTTAAAACAGTAATAGTAATGAAGTAACAGTGATGCATACCTTTCGGGCAGAATGAAAATTTGATTTGATTCCCctcattcttttttaataaaaggaaCATGGCAATTGGGACAAAATCTGACACTGAAGatatttttgtttaaaagaagggaaaaaaacccacagaCCACAATATAGCTAGTATATTTAGTACTGATTTCAGCATGAAGGGAATACCCCACTTCTATGTCCTCTGCCTCCCTACCCCCAATAACCTTtactttataaaacaaaactaagaaGCCATGTATGTTTCATGTATTTTTAGCATGAATTTTTTAAGTAATTAGGATTCTGTATGCTTTTTCAGGAATAAATCAACTTCATTAGCATTACAGTTCtctctgatttcttttgtaactgttatttgggaaattttttaaaatttactttgtattcagttttctttagttgtttctcagtctctctccatGAACTAAGCATTAAAAACTTCCATTTATTTCTGCCTTCCTCATTTCCTTATATGGCATTTTGTCTATATTAGAGTAACATTTTCTAGAGTTTATGAAAATTAGGATGTTTCTAAGCAATAGACTTGAGAATTACTGGCATCCATTGTCTTAAACTAAAGTGAATTTAAAAGTATTCAGTTTTCCATTTTGTATGTGTCTCAGTTTGTTCACCTGAGGactaaacagatttttttttcctggttggATTATTGGATGTGTAGTAACTGATCTTATAGttgtaaaatatgtttttaattggAACCTTGATTTTGCCAGATTGATCCATTATAAATTATGAAACAgtcttgtttgcatgttgttttccccattaagactgtgagctccttaaggaaaggaactgtcttttgcctcttttgtgtgtCTGTAGCATTTggcataagtgcttaataagtgctcgTTTGACTGACTAATCAGTTTTACTCTTAGGGTATGATGATAGATGAAGCAGACGAATTTGTATCTGGACCTCAGAATAAACACAAACGACCTGGAGAACCAAATATGCAAGGGATCCCCAAAAGACGTCGTTGTATGTCTCCGCTTCTAAGAGGAAGGCAGCAGAGTCCTCCAATTGCGAACAATCATATTGGAGGCAAAGGGCCTCCTGTACCTACTGCACAAGCACAGCCAGATCTCATTAAGCCTCTTCCTCTTCACAAAAGTTGGTTACACTTTTTAATCCcttttttctactcttttttccttttgattcttCTTCAGTTATTTCTTATTGTATATTAGATACAGTTGTTGAATTAGAATTCAGATATTTCTGAAGGTGATTTTTACTTGTCCACATGTgcatattcttttttcatttccttaagGATAACCTATTGAGCACTTGGATATTCATGCCACTGTTTTAGGGGATTTGACGTTTTCAAAATGTCATTTGTGACTCAAACTTATCAAAGGTTGTAATCataggtatatatagatatgaCTGTATAAACCTATACACATGAGAAAGTGATTCTTGTAAGATGGTGTGGTGCAGTTTAAatttgggaataataataatagctaacatgttaAAGTGCTAACATAGCACTTGAAGATGTGCAGTGCATTTTACACATATTAGAGCTTTAGCTTTGAGGTAAgggttttagagatgagaaagcttGTGCCCCAGAGAAGTGACATGACAGGCCTGGATCCTCATTAATGTATTcatgaggcaggatttaaactcaagtccacttgactccaggtctagcattttatccactggtCCACAGAGCAGTATTATCTGGAACCAGACAGTGTGTGTGGTGGCATAGATTCTATTAAATCAGAATTCAAGCCCTGAATGGTGAGGTGGCAGTGACCTCAGAACCTGTTTCTTCCAAACCCTTCAGGTTGAGAGAAATCGAGGAATTTTTTCCAGAGTCAGGCAGTAGTATAAGCCAGAGCTAGGATTCACACTTAGGGACACTGAACCTTCTTCCTTTTCAAGCCTTTAATATCACCTCTTGTTTTCAAGTCATAATAGCTAGTAAagtctaatttttcttccttggCATGCCTGAGCATGGgcagaatgagagagacaggTATGGCCCATCCCCTTGAGTGAGATCGATGCTAGGAGTAAACATATATTCTGCTAAGGTGAAATAATTAAAGGactaaatagaaaaacaaattatgTGGGTTGTTTCTCTTTAACATGAGATAACGTACCTTATCTAAAATGTGCAATACACGGTAGAAATTAAAGACCACTGCtgcacttattttttaaaaactataagcAGCACatcatgtttgttgatttataGTTGTACAGGATATCGTTTGATATGCCTTAGACGATGTTTTATAGTCTCTTGATTAAATGCATGCCATTTGGCACTGTCTTTATGATCTCTTATCTTTGTGTTTAGCTTCAGAAACCACTAATGATATGGCAGTGGATGATGTGGTTGAGAATCATGTTGCAGACCAACTGTCATCAGACATTGCACCTAATGTGATGGATTCTGAGTTTTCAACATCCTCTTCTCCAGTCAGTTTACTGGAGCGACCAACCAATCACACAGAGGCTCTTGGCCACGATCATTTAGGAACTAATGACCTTACCGTGGGTGGATTTTTAGAAAATCATGAGGAACCAAGAGATAAAGAACAGTGTGCTGAGGATAACATACCAGCGTCTTCActcaacaaagggaaaaaattgatGCATTGCAGAAGCCACGAGGAGGTCAACACTGAATTAAAAGCACAAATAATGAAGGAAATTCGAAAGCCAGGAAGAAGTATGTGCTATTACAGACATAGCTCAAATTTGAATGATTGTTTACTGTGGCCATTGAGGAGTATAATCTACTAGGGATACAGACCCAAATCTATCTCAGTATTGGCCAACTTTTCAGTCAGAGCTCAGTGACTTTCATTACCCTCTTAATTCCATTTTAACTACAGTCAGTTCTCCAGGAGTTGAAATTCCGTGCAGATATAACTGTATCAAAATTGTGATTTTTGTACTGTGTATACTTTTATTTCAGTTaatgagcaagcatttattaagggttaaCTGTGCTTAGGATAGTGTTTCATATCAGCTCCATTAGGGCAAAGATCCTGTGTTAATCTTTGTGTCTCCCATAGCACAATGCTATATAATGCTGTCGACATTTAATCGGTGTCTATTGAAGTTGAACACCATGATTAAGCATGAGCATAGGGATGTATTTAgtgtagggaaggaaggaaaaaggcctTTATTACATGCCtcctctgtgtcaggcactgtcctgtgtactttacaattattgtcttatttgatcctcctgACAACTCTGAGAGAGAGATGATATTATGATCCTAAtttttgtagttgaagaaactgaagcagagaggtaAATTGACCTACGCAGATTCACatgtaaatgtctaaggccagatttgaactcccatcttcttgactcaaggctcTGTCCACCACACCAAAGATGATATGTAGCTATTTAATGGAAATTATTTTAACTTTCAAATTCACTATAGTAATTTAATTCACTTatttagtaagtatttattgagcacctactatttgtAGAGTTTGGGGAggtacaaaaatgaataaaatataattcttGCCCTTAATGTATAATAAAATCTTTTGAAATACTCTAAATCTTTACACATAAAGTTTGAAGTAGAATTTTGAAAATCTGTTCCTACCACtcaattttacttaaattttttctctctctcacaaactcgattttacttaaaaatttttttttcttaacgaTCAAGAAATACTTGAGTAAAGAgttttatttatatcttatttCAGTTGGGCTTGTATAAAGCTATCTACAAAGTTCATGGCTTTATACTTATTACTTTGATGTAGGAGCTGTCTCAAAGTATTAATGTTGTATAAATTACTTGtccacatttcttttccttaaccATACATATTTGGTGTGCATTATGAATAACAAATCAAAGTGTTAAACTTTTTATAcagaattatcttcatttttagtGTCAGTATTTCTTTGTAGAATAAGCACTTACAAAAGATAATTTAGTAAATGAAAACCACTTatgctgcttttcattttttttttaagaatatgaaAGAATCTTCACATTACTGAAGCATGTGCAAGGCAGTTtgcaaacaaaattaatatttttacagAATGTCATTAAAGAAGCATCAAGGTATGTAATTTTGGAACACAAAACTGTCAAATATAAAATGACTGTATAGTATAGGGAtcgggaacctgcagcctcaaggcccctagaggctgcaggtttcccacccctggtctagcaTTTGTAATCAAAATTCTATGAAGTATTGACTTTGGCATGTGTACACACACCCTACACATAGACCCCCAAATATGTACATCTTTTTGGTTTAATAAGCATTTCaccacatttaaaaataaaccttCATACTCCTCAGAGACCATGGGATAAATGTTTTTATGTAAGCAAACATGAGAAATTTGGGCTATCTCATCTCTTCCAGTCTGTTGCTTTGTTTGTTATCTTTGTCTCTCCAGCCTTGGATTTTTCTTAGTCATTGTAGttataagtatataatatatatgttatgtgtTCACATATAacgtatgtaatatatattataaataaaccATAAATGCTAGTGATTAGACATTGAATGGAATATGTTTCTAGGTAGGGGGAACCTCTCAAAATTAAGTGGACCAATAGTGGTGCAGCTAAAATTCTGGCTAACCTGCATGCCTAAAAACAGTGGTGAGAAGAATGTAGATCAGGTTATTATGATTGATATAAGTAGTTATGTGAATTGAGATAAGTTTACATGAACAGAATAAAGTAGATATGTTAATTTCATCTAAAAATCCTTacattttaaagctgaaaggaacctgAGAGATAATTGAGTACAGTTTTCTTGTAATACAAGTAGCAAACTTTAGCTGAACTTGCAGTAACCTCTGTGCTGTCCTGACAATAATTTTAGAGGGATAGAGCGTGTTTTGTTTGTTGGACGATGGCCAGAGAGTCAGGGGTGTAGGTAGTGTTTGCCATAGCACTGGACCTAGGAGTCCAAGAGAC
Proteins encoded:
- the INTS6 gene encoding integrator complex subunit 6 isoform X3, with the protein product MPILLFLIDTSASMNQRSHLGTTYLDTAKGAVETFMKLRARDPASRGDRYMLVTFEEPPYAIKGRNPFFLEPAIIITITDGSKLTTTSGVQEELHLPLNSPLPGSELTKEPFRWDQRLFALVLRLPGTVAVESEQLTGVPLDDSAITPMCEVTGGRSYSVCSPRMLNQCLESLVQKVQSGVVINFEKAGPDPSPIEDGQTEVSRPFGSQPWHSCHKLIYVRPNPKTGVPIGHWPVPESFWPDQNSPTLPPRTSHPVVKFSCTDCEPMVIDKLPFDKYELEPSPLTQFILERKSPQTCWQVYVSNSAKYSELGHPFGYLKASTALNCVNLFVMPYNYPVLLPLLDDLFKVHKAKPTIKWRQSFESYLKTMPPYYLGPLKKAVRMMGAPNLIADSVEYGLSYSVISYLKKLSQQAKIESDRVIGSVGKKVVQETGIKVRSRSHNLSMAYRKDFQHLLQGINEEVPHRLLDLNMKEYTGFQVALLNKDLKPQTFRNAYDIPRRNLLDHLTRMRSNLLKTTRKYLKGQDEDQAHSVPIAQMGNYQEYLKQIPSPLRELDPDQPRRLHTFGNPFKLDKKGMMIDEADEFVSGPQNKHKRPGEPNMQGIPKRRRCMSPLLRGRQQSPPIANNHIGGKGPPVPTAQAQPDLIKPLPLHKTSETTNDMAVDDVVENHVADQLSSDIAPNVMDSEFSTSSSPVSLLERPTNHTEALGHDHLGTNDLTVGGFLENHEEPRDKEQCAEDNIPASSLNKGKKLMHCRSHEEVNTELKAQIMKEIRKPGRKYERIFTLLKHVQGSLQTKLIFLQNVIKEASRFKKRMLIEQLEGFLEEIHRRSNQINHINSN